Proteins found in one Xenopus laevis strain J_2021 chromosome 1L, Xenopus_laevis_v10.1, whole genome shotgun sequence genomic segment:
- the LOC108696842 gene encoding thioredoxin, translating into MNQVNDCDELDCVLKKSGRKLVVVALSSKRCGYCKLTTPYLESLIQHMPDVVFIKADVSESQELLEKFKCTGLPAFHFFHNNNRVYFFQGANTEFLGKKIQELRRLCN; encoded by the exons ATGAATCAAGTCAATGACTGT GATGAGCTGGACTGTGTCCTGAAAAAGTCTGGAAGAAAGCTTGTAGTGGTGGCTCTGAGTTCTAAAAGATGTGGCTACTGCAAATTAACAACACCTTACCTTGAG TCGCTGATTCAACACATGCCTGATGTTGTTTTCATTAAAGCTGATGTGTCTGAATCTCAG GAATTATTGGAGAAGTTTAAATGTACTGGATTGCCAGCCTTTCATTTCTTCCACAACAATAACAGG GTATACTTTTTTCAAGGAGCCAATACAGAATTTCTGGGGAAGAAGATACAAGAACTAAGAAGATTGTGCAATTGA